Proteins co-encoded in one Flavobacterium fluviale genomic window:
- the hemN gene encoding oxygen-independent coproporphyrinogen III oxidase, which yields MKISLTQKYNVPGPRYTSYPTVPYWNEAAFTTEKWISSLQKSFSESNSKNGISLYIHLPFCESMCTFCGCNKRITKNHSVEETYIKALLKEWSLYCKILPERPLIKEIHLGGGTPTFFSKENLEHLINGIFSYAVKAENHEFSFEGHPNNTTYEQLKKLYDLGFRRVSFGVQDYSAKVQKAINRIQPFHNVAKVTFWAKEIGYTSIGHDIIFGLPFQTVEDVIDTVEKTNSLKPDRLAFYSYAHVPWIKGNGQRGFNDENLPKDAEKRKLYEIGKQLLTKNGYHEIGMDHFALESDSLYKAAHNGNLHRNFMGYGASKTQVMIGLGVSSISDSWYSFAQNTKNLEDYYQLLEWDKLPVVKGHILNDEDLIIRKHILNLTCELHTAWKNDFLNFAELPEVLSALKEIENDGLIVIEDNKIKITEEGRPFVRNICMAFDLHLKRKSPETNLFSMTV from the coding sequence ATGAAAATCTCTTTGACTCAAAAGTACAATGTCCCAGGTCCAAGATATACCAGCTATCCGACAGTTCCGTATTGGAATGAAGCTGCGTTTACAACAGAAAAATGGATCTCCTCTTTACAAAAATCCTTTTCGGAAAGTAATTCAAAGAACGGAATTAGTTTATACATTCATTTACCTTTTTGCGAAAGCATGTGCACTTTCTGCGGATGTAACAAGCGTATTACAAAAAATCATTCTGTTGAAGAAACTTATATAAAAGCACTTTTAAAAGAATGGAGTTTATATTGTAAAATACTTCCAGAGAGACCTTTAATTAAAGAAATACACTTAGGCGGCGGAACACCCACCTTTTTTTCAAAAGAAAATCTAGAGCATCTTATAAACGGAATTTTCAGTTATGCTGTAAAAGCAGAAAATCATGAATTTAGTTTTGAAGGACATCCCAACAATACCACTTATGAACAGCTTAAAAAATTATATGATTTAGGCTTTCGCCGAGTAAGTTTTGGGGTTCAGGATTATTCTGCTAAAGTGCAAAAGGCTATAAATAGAATTCAGCCTTTTCATAATGTTGCCAAAGTAACATTTTGGGCAAAAGAAATTGGTTACACCTCAATTGGTCATGATATAATATTTGGTCTTCCTTTTCAAACTGTTGAAGATGTAATTGATACGGTTGAAAAAACAAATTCTCTAAAACCAGACCGCTTAGCTTTTTACAGCTACGCTCATGTGCCTTGGATAAAAGGAAATGGACAACGAGGTTTTAATGATGAAAATTTACCAAAAGATGCCGAAAAAAGAAAACTGTACGAAATTGGAAAACAGCTTTTAACTAAAAATGGTTATCATGAAATTGGAATGGATCATTTTGCATTAGAAAGTGACAGTTTGTACAAAGCGGCGCACAATGGTAATCTCCATCGTAATTTTATGGGCTATGGTGCTTCTAAAACGCAGGTGATGATTGGTCTGGGAGTTTCTTCTATTAGCGACAGCTGGTATAGTTTTGCACAGAACACTAAAAATTTAGAAGATTATTATCAATTATTAGAATGGGATAAATTGCCTGTTGTAAAAGGTCATATTTTAAATGATGAAGATCTAATCATTAGAAAACACATTCTAAATTTAACTTGCGAATTACATACTGCCTGGAAAAATGATTTTTTAAATTTTGCAGAACTTCCTGAAGTTTTGAGTGCTTTGAAAGAAATAGAAAATGACGGTTTGATTGTGATCGAAGATAATAAAATAAAAATCACTGAAGAAGGAAGACCTTTTGTTCGTAATATTTGTATGGCTTTCGATTTACATTTAAAAAGAAAATCACCAGAAACTAATTTGTTTTCGATGACTGTGTAA
- a CDS encoding DoxX family protein, translating to MENVKSLNKWANSHTYLPVDLVRIVLGGFLFMKGVSFVTNIQYLHDLISPIDKFGGGMFMLHYIAPAHMIGGIMIIFGLLTRWAIAAQLPILFGAVLVNFMGQMHSESLILAFVVLLICIFFLFYGSGKHSADYYFKMQQ from the coding sequence ATGGAAAATGTAAAAAGTTTAAATAAATGGGCGAATTCGCACACTTATTTACCAGTTGATTTAGTACGTATTGTTTTGGGTGGATTTTTATTTATGAAAGGTGTATCATTTGTCACTAATATTCAATACCTGCATGATTTAATTTCTCCTATAGATAAATTTGGCGGAGGTATGTTTATGCTGCATTACATTGCTCCTGCCCACATGATTGGCGGTATCATGATTATTTTTGGATTATTAACACGTTGGGCAATAGCAGCTCAATTACCAATACTATTTGGTGCAGTTCTCGTCAATTTCATGGGACAAATGCACTCTGAAAGTTTAATTTTAGCTTTCGTCGTCTTATTAATCTGCATATTCTTCTTATTTTATGGAAGCGGCAAACATTCTGCAGATTACTATTTTAAAATGCAGCAATAA